A region from the Flavobacteriales bacterium genome encodes:
- a CDS encoding T9SS type A sorting domain-containing protein: protein MLDAGGAVGRSVVQVPSGYMVIAEAVVPGNLGKPFAIHFDANGAFMDETQHYSTTAHDYNHGYSDAAWNNGPTALTALTAFQAGNFSWSQMSLVRYGADGDTVWTRTLLDTGYVGGRQTCLLPDDRFAVCGFNDPDETSGSALLVVGDTLNGVHWTKSFTSTTEALGVRPCGAHGLVYSGYQLGGVDNPVWVMRLDSIGDVIWRRDIGGSRYVGTNVSALQTQDGGIVAACSYMPLPGGPFNMQWNYFRKWDIDGNVMWTKQYNQQYWAFSYDMEELDDGSLVASGYELSLQGGGIRRGLLYKLEPDGDLTWLRKYNYYSGQASNHIPYDVEPTSDGGFAMTGVAQQGTDDSIPNLEMVWLLKVDSMGCLVPGCGWDGMEEVALGLENALSVYPNPAHGTVTVSAALPADLVVRGILSLVLVDGLGRTVRNEQVGRGFSSTALDLSGLPQGVYHLHLRDEGRWLSGVKVVVD from the coding sequence ATGCTGGACGCAGGTGGTGCCGTGGGCCGCTCAGTCGTGCAGGTGCCGAGCGGATACATGGTGATCGCCGAAGCCGTAGTGCCAGGGAACCTGGGCAAACCGTTCGCAATTCATTTCGATGCGAATGGGGCGTTCATGGATGAAACCCAACACTATTCCACGACGGCCCACGATTACAATCATGGCTACAGCGATGCGGCCTGGAATAACGGCCCAACGGCGCTCACCGCCTTGACCGCTTTCCAAGCCGGGAACTTTTCATGGAGCCAAATGAGCCTGGTGCGCTACGGGGCAGATGGTGATACCGTTTGGACGCGGACATTGTTGGACACGGGATACGTGGGTGGGCGACAGACCTGTTTGTTGCCGGATGATCGCTTTGCAGTATGCGGTTTCAATGATCCGGATGAAACTAGCGGTTCGGCTTTGCTGGTTGTTGGCGACACGCTCAACGGTGTTCATTGGACCAAGAGTTTTACCTCAACCACTGAGGCATTAGGAGTGAGACCCTGTGGTGCGCATGGGCTGGTTTACTCTGGCTACCAGTTGGGCGGCGTGGACAACCCCGTTTGGGTTATGCGGCTGGACAGCATCGGCGATGTGATCTGGCGGCGGGACATTGGCGGGAGCCGGTACGTTGGCACGAACGTGAGCGCCCTTCAGACGCAGGACGGTGGTATTGTGGCGGCGTGCAGCTATATGCCTCTGCCGGGTGGCCCGTTCAATATGCAGTGGAACTACTTCAGGAAGTGGGACATCGACGGGAACGTGATGTGGACCAAGCAGTATAACCAACAGTATTGGGCTTTCAGCTACGACATGGAAGAACTAGATGACGGGTCTTTGGTGGCGAGCGGATACGAATTGAGCTTGCAGGGCGGTGGAATACGCAGGGGTCTGCTCTACAAGTTGGAGCCTGATGGTGACCTCACTTGGTTGCGTAAGTACAATTACTATAGTGGACAGGCGAGCAACCACATCCCCTACGATGTGGAGCCGACCAGCGATGGAGGCTTTGCAATGACCGGTGTCGCGCAACAGGGAACTGACGACAGCATACCCAATCTGGAAATGGTGTGGCTTCTGAAGGTGGACAGCATGGGCTGCTTGGTGCCGGGCTGCGGCTGGGATGGCATGGAGGAGGTGGCCCTTGGTTTGGAAAACGCATTGAGCGTGTACCCGAACCCGGCGCACGGCACGGTCACCGTATCAGCTGCGCTGCCGGCCGATCTGGTGGTTCGCGGCATACTGAGCCTCGTGCTGGTTGATGGGCTTGGCCGCACCGTGCGCAACGAGCAAGTGGGCCGCGGTTTCAGCAGCACCGCACTGGACTTGTCGGGGTTGCCGCAGGGCGTCTATCACTTGCACCTGCGCGATGAGGGGAGGTGGTTGAGCGGTGTGAAAGTGGTGGTAGATTGA